Proteins encoded within one genomic window of Haematospirillum jordaniae:
- the trxB gene encoding thioredoxin-disulfide reductase has translation MTEHRTRVLILGTGAAGCTAAIYTARANLEPVVLAGLQPGGQLTITTDVENYPGFADPVQGPWLMEQMRQQAEHCGARIAHDMATSVDLSQRPFTVHTDGGDVWKSDTLIIATGASAKWLDIPSEKKYAGLGVSACATCDGFFFRGKDVVVVGGGNSAVEEALYLANICASVTVVHRRDSFRAEKILQDRLLRNPKITVRWNSKVHEILGGGNPEGVTGIRLEDTITGSLSDLACDGVFIAIGHKPNTDLFSGQLQTDENGYLVTQPDSTATSIPGVFAAGDVQDHVFRQAITAAGTGCMAALEADRFLRTDGDT, from the coding sequence ATGACTGAGCATCGTACCCGGGTTCTCATCCTTGGCACCGGAGCCGCTGGTTGTACAGCTGCCATCTACACGGCCCGTGCCAATCTGGAACCGGTTGTCTTGGCAGGACTCCAGCCTGGCGGACAGCTGACCATAACAACAGACGTTGAAAACTATCCGGGCTTTGCCGATCCGGTCCAAGGGCCTTGGCTCATGGAACAGATGCGCCAACAGGCTGAGCATTGCGGCGCCCGTATCGCGCACGATATGGCAACATCCGTTGACCTGTCCCAGCGCCCGTTTACAGTCCATACCGATGGCGGCGACGTATGGAAAAGCGATACACTGATTATTGCAACCGGGGCCTCTGCCAAATGGCTGGATATACCAAGTGAAAAGAAGTACGCCGGCCTTGGCGTGTCTGCCTGCGCGACGTGTGATGGCTTCTTCTTCCGTGGAAAGGATGTCGTCGTTGTTGGTGGTGGCAACAGCGCTGTGGAAGAAGCCCTGTATCTGGCAAATATCTGCGCCAGCGTCACCGTTGTACATCGCCGCGACAGCTTCCGGGCTGAGAAAATTCTGCAGGACCGCCTGCTTCGAAACCCCAAAATCACAGTACGCTGGAACAGCAAGGTCCATGAGATCTTGGGCGGGGGCAATCCCGAGGGTGTAACCGGTATCCGCCTTGAAGATACAATAACGGGGTCCCTTTCTGATCTTGCCTGCGACGGCGTGTTCATTGCCATTGGCCATAAACCCAATACAGATCTGTTTTCCGGGCAGCTTCAAACTGATGAAAACGGGTATCTCGTTACGCAGCCGGACTCGACCGCAACCTCGATCCCGGGTGTTTTTGCTGCCGGCGATGTGCAGGACCATGTGTTCCGCCAAGCTATAACCGCTGCGGGAACCGGTTGCATGGCCGCGCTTGAAGCTGACCGTTTCCTGCGGACGGATGGTGATACCTAG
- a CDS encoding LysR family transcriptional regulator, translated as MAGRQGTMMDWDKLRVFHTVAEAGSFTHAGDVLHLSQSAVSRQISALEESLRVSLFHRHARGLILTEQGELLYHTVHEVFARLSMVEARITESRERPEGLLKVTTTVAFGSVWLTPRITDFMEQYPSIEISLLLDDQEVDLAMRAADVAIRFNAPRQPDLIQRHLINLHYNVYAAPEYLQKHGTPKTPADLDNHRLITYGDDSRAPVDNMNWLLSAGTTTPRSAVLRINNIYGIYRAVHSGLGIAALPDYFASVASNLVQVLPELRGPSFDCYFVYPEELRHSKRVMVFRDFLLQKLQKDNTPAP; from the coding sequence ATGGCCGGGCGACAGGGCACCATGATGGACTGGGATAAACTGCGTGTTTTTCACACCGTCGCAGAGGCTGGTAGCTTTACCCATGCAGGGGATGTGCTGCACCTGAGTCAGTCTGCCGTCAGCCGGCAGATCAGTGCCTTAGAAGAAAGCCTGCGGGTCTCCCTGTTTCACCGCCACGCCCGTGGCCTGATCCTGACCGAGCAGGGAGAACTTCTGTATCACACCGTGCACGAGGTGTTTGCGCGCCTGTCGATGGTTGAGGCACGGATCACCGAAAGCAGGGAACGCCCTGAAGGCTTGCTGAAGGTTACAACGACGGTTGCTTTCGGGTCCGTATGGCTGACTCCCCGCATTACCGACTTTATGGAGCAATACCCCAGCATAGAGATATCGCTTCTGCTTGATGATCAGGAAGTGGATCTGGCCATGCGCGCCGCTGATGTTGCCATTCGCTTCAACGCCCCCCGCCAGCCTGATTTGATCCAAAGGCATCTGATCAACCTGCATTACAATGTCTATGCTGCACCAGAATACCTGCAAAAACATGGCACACCCAAGACACCGGCAGATCTCGACAATCACCGGCTTATCACGTACGGCGATGATTCAAGGGCGCCTGTTGACAACATGAACTGGCTTTTATCTGCCGGAACGACAACGCCTCGCTCTGCAGTTCTGCGTATCAACAACATATACGGGATTTATCGCGCCGTGCACTCCGGCTTGGGCATTGCGGCTCTTCCGGATTATTTTGCCTCAGTCGCATCCAACTTGGTACAGGTGCTTCCTGAACTGCGCGGACCAAGTTTTGACTGTTATTTTGTATACCCAGAAGAGCTTCGTCACTCAAAGCGCGTTATGGTCTTCCGGGACTTTCTTCTCCAGAAGCTCCAGAAAGACAATACACCGGCCCCCTGA